A part of Osmerus mordax isolate fOsmMor3 chromosome 10, fOsmMor3.pri, whole genome shotgun sequence genomic DNA contains:
- the cntd1 gene encoding cyclin N-terminal domain-containing protein 1 → MAQRFSRQDHNKMLKFGEAFEILPDFLINLNNRNKEKLNNLSKYSGDFKDKRLIECVFLITDELKLDPLVGYHAVELLERFMIKHLEDLFTTPTPPGAALCDHGHYEDLVYEKLHEKFYLIVLSCVQLASKLSLHSGIVDNNTAVQFLHSMGHSVSKRTLLESELMILKVLDYRLNVPNPLTYVEILLEVLVHNESSIPVEHLHHLSRHVLQFTYLQKTAIYDSLLMATTRRSSPSNEQREVFVPVTEDCMLLGVGVIGVAAYIHNVPMWKQVVEELSQITGISVKGIQDFTHVTLMHITRTNFTVE, encoded by the exons ATGGCCCAGAGATTTTCTCGCCAAGATCATAACAAAATGCTGAAATTTGGTGAAGCTTTTGAGATTTTACCAGACTTTCTTATAAATCTcaacaacagaaacaaagagaaacTCAACAATTTATCAAAATACAGCGGTGACTTTAAAGACAAGAGGTTGATAG AATGTGTGTTTCTTATTACTGACGAGTTGAAACTAGATCCTCTGGTTGGATATCATGCTGTAGAATTACTTGAAAG GTTCATGATAAAGCATCTTGAAGATCTGTTCACAACGCCCACACCTCCAGGTGCTGCATTATGTGATCATGGACACTATGAGGATCTTGTTTATGAAAAACTCCACGAGAAATTCTATCTCATTGTCCTCTCATGTGTTCAACTAGCAAGCAAACTGTCTTTGCACAGTGGT ATTGTGGACAACAATACTGCTGTGCAGTTTTTGCACTCTATGGGGCACAGTGTCTCCAAACGGACTCTCTTGGAATCAGAGTTGATGATCTTGAAAGTCCTAGACTATAGGCTGAACGTCCCAAACCCTCTTACATATGTGGAGATACTTCTGGAGGTTCTTG TGCACAACGAGTCCTCCATTCCTGTGGAACACTTGCATCACCTGAGTCGCCACGTCCTGCAGTTCACCTACTTACAGAAGACGGCCATCTACGATTCCTTGCTCATGGCCACCACTCGCCGCTCGAGTCCTTCAAATGAACAGAG AGAggtgtttgtgcctgtgacAGAAGACTGCATGCTGCTTGGTGTTGGTGTCATTGGTGTTGCTGCATACATCCACAATGTCCCGATGTGGAAACAG GTGGTGGAAGAACTGAGTCAGATCACAGGGATCTCTGTGAAGGGCATCCAGGATTTCACTCATGTGACACTGATGCACATTACGAGGACCAATTTTACTGTAGAATGA